One part of the Streptomyces lienomycini genome encodes these proteins:
- a CDS encoding cellulose-binding domain-containing protein, translated as MQESDARPAEPPGRRRGRPARRELGHGALLRRPVRGRVRGGRPAGHRGVRPRHARGPRRRRGRHRRPPRLPAAPHRAAPDRRTHHRGGLGERRAGPRPRRRPAAVAALRAGRSPRRTAAAPPARAARAAGHADTGRGTAVARRRGGPAAARGGPPPRARPGHRVRRTRPGARTVPGPLPAGAPRRPLGHGVPRLRPTAGRRHQVARRRHPRRPLPPPGRLPQLRRGRRLPAPGRCRTARGPRRRRDRLGRPRLPGTPPRRRRGTARGGAPGRRRPRGRHPRRLGRHPSGPPRTREPARHRRPRLPARAHRLPDALRHHRRRRRTARHRHRGRPGDRRPGARTADDGRPGGPVDARRAAPSIGVTGPALDRTPPREDPDPEPQGTATPTAPTGEPLAPGPAPASCRVRYDLVNQWPDGFQAAVTVTTDEALDSWQLAWTFPDGQRIGQMWDASHTRSGSRITATAAAYNRTVPAHGTLTFGFVASWSGRNAPPYDFALNGRECA; from the coding sequence ATGCAGGAGTCCGATGCCCGACCTGCCGAGCCCCCAGGACGCCGCCGAGGCCGCCCTGCACGCCGAGAGCTGGGACACGGTGCTCTCCTACGCCGACCTGTGCGCGGCCGGGTCCGAGGCGGCCGTCCGGCTGGCCACCGAGGCGTTCGCCCACGGCATGCGCGAGGTCCGCGCCGCCGACGCGGTCGGCACCGTCGCCCGCCGCGCCTCCCGGCTGCCCCGCATCGCGCTGCTCCTGACCGCCGTACGCACCACCGCGGCGGCCTGGGAGAACGCCGGGCAGGGCCACGACCTCGACGCCGGCCTGCGGCTGTGGCTGCGCTCCGAGCGGGCCGCTCGCCACGCCGGACCGCCGCCGCGCCGCCCGCTCGCGCTGCGCGGGCTGCGGGACATGCAGACACCGGACGCGGAACTGCTGTGGCTCGCCGACGTGGAGGCCCTGCCGCTGCCCGTGGTGGCCCGCCGCCTCGGGCTCGACCCGGCCACCGCGTCCGACGAACTCGCCCAGGTGCGCGAACTGTTCCGGGACCGCTGCCGGCGGGGGCACCTCGACGCCCCCTCGGCCACGGAGTGCCGCGGCTACGCCCGACTGCTGGACGCCGTCACCAGGTCGCCCGCCGCCGACACCCCCGACGACCTCTCCCACCACCTGGCCGCCTGCCCCAACTGCGCCGAGGCCGCCGCCTGCCTGCGCCCGGACGGTGCCGGACCGCCCGCGGCCCTCGCCGACGGCGTGATCGGCTGGGGCGGCCGCGCCTACCTGGAACGCCGCCGCGGCGCCGCCGAGGCACGGCTCGGGGCGGGGCGCCCGGCCGACGACGCCCGCGGGGACGGCACCCCCGACGGCTCGGACGGCACCCGTCGGGGCCGCCTCGTACGCGGGAGCCTGCTCGCCACCGCCGTCCTCGTCTCCCTGCTCGCGCTCACCGTCTCCCTGATGCCCTTCGGCACCACCGAAGGCGACGCCGCACCGCCCGCCACCGACACCGTGGACGGCCGGGCGATCGCCGTCCCGGAGCCCGCACCGCCGACGACGGCCGGCCCGGCGGGCCGGTCGACGCCCGCCGGGCCGCCCCCTCCATCGGTGTCACCGGGCCCGCGCTGGACAGGACCCCGCCGCGCGAGGACCCCGACCCGGAACCCCAGGGCACCGCCACACCGACCGCGCCCACCGGGGAGCCCCTCGCCCCGGGCCCCGCTCCCGCCTCCTGCCGCGTCCGCTACGACCTCGTCAACCAGTGGCCCGACGGATTCCAGGCCGCCGTCACCGTCACCACCGACGAGGCCCTCGACTCCTGGCAGTTGGCCTGGACCTTCCCGGACGGCCAGCGCATCGGCCAGATGTGGGACGCGAGCCACACCCGCAGCGGCTCCCGCATCACCGCCACCGCCGCCGCGTACAACCGGACCGTGCCCGCGCACGGCACCCTCACCTTCGGCTTCGTCGCCTCCTGGAGCGGCAGGAACGCACCGCCGTACGACTTCGCCCTGAACGGCCGGGAGTGCGCGTAG
- a CDS encoding DUF1697 domain-containing protein, translating into MLYLAFLRGLNVPGRSVRMDRLRGLFRDMGFDAVRSHIQSGNVFFETPEEDRSVLSRTIGTHLREALGYEVAVCLRTVPEMEELVALDPFKDVDVTDSTRCCVVFTTEPIDPALELPLLSPKKDMEIIGTTGYEAFVVWHLIKGRAPAAKGFQERHLGGDATTRFFHTVVDILAAAKKGAS; encoded by the coding sequence TTGTTGTATCTCGCATTCCTGCGCGGCCTGAACGTCCCCGGACGCTCGGTGAGGATGGACCGCCTGCGCGGCCTGTTCCGGGACATGGGCTTCGACGCGGTCCGCAGCCACATCCAGAGCGGCAACGTCTTCTTCGAGACCCCCGAGGAGGACCGGTCGGTGCTGAGCCGGACCATCGGCACCCACCTGCGGGAGGCCCTCGGGTACGAGGTCGCGGTCTGCCTGCGCACCGTCCCCGAGATGGAGGAACTGGTCGCGCTCGACCCCTTCAAGGACGTCGACGTCACCGACAGCACGCGCTGCTGCGTGGTGTTCACCACCGAGCCGATCGATCCGGCGCTGGAACTGCCGCTGCTCTCCCCCAAGAAGGACATGGAGATCATCGGGACCACCGGGTACGAGGCCTTCGTGGTGTGGCACCTGATCAAGGGCAGGGCGCCCGCCGCCAAGGGATTCCAGGAACGCCACCTCGGTGGCGACGCGACGACCCGCTTCTTCCACACCGTCGTCGACATCCTCGCCGCCGCGAAGAAGGGCGCGTCCTGA